From Streptomyces durmitorensis, a single genomic window includes:
- a CDS encoding extracellular solute-binding protein, producing the protein MPAFDRAVTSASGAASSALSRRRVLATASAVGLGAAGLSACSDSGSTTTDSQGRTVVEWWHIQTTEPSQSVWPERAKAFEAENPDVRIKLVSLENDAYKSKMTALTSSGKLPDIYHTWGGGVLEQQIDAGLVEDLTPSIKPWADTLMQASLKPYEIEGKTYAVPFEIGAVGFWYNKALFAKAGIKAPPATWADYLDAVKKLKSAGITPIALAGKEKWPGMYYWAYLSMRIAGVDGMQKAADAKDFTGDDFVKAGEHLKELVSLRPFQKGHLGAAYSTPTGEAAAMGNGKAAMELMGQWGPVVQADAGKGIGKDLDFFPFPAVDGGKGARTDIFGGGGGYAVRKGAPKAAVDFLKFFMTAESDRILVKEAAIMPVVKDAQSSLTDRNLKDVAEAVDQATAFQLYLDQAYPPAVGQEINDSVAALIAGSKSPEQVTRSVTQVAKSQ; encoded by the coding sequence ATGCCAGCCTTCGACCGAGCCGTCACGTCCGCGTCCGGCGCCGCGTCCTCAGCTCTCTCCCGCCGCCGAGTCCTGGCGACCGCGTCGGCGGTGGGACTGGGCGCGGCCGGTCTCTCCGCCTGCTCGGACTCAGGGTCCACCACCACCGACAGCCAGGGCCGAACCGTGGTGGAGTGGTGGCACATCCAGACCACGGAGCCGTCGCAGTCCGTCTGGCCCGAACGGGCCAAGGCGTTCGAGGCCGAGAACCCCGATGTGCGCATCAAGCTCGTCTCGTTGGAGAACGACGCCTACAAGTCGAAGATGACGGCGCTGACCAGTTCCGGAAAGCTGCCGGACATCTACCACACGTGGGGCGGCGGTGTGCTCGAGCAGCAGATCGACGCCGGTCTTGTCGAGGACCTGACCCCCTCGATCAAGCCCTGGGCGGACACGCTCATGCAGGCTTCGCTGAAGCCGTACGAGATCGAGGGGAAGACGTACGCCGTGCCCTTCGAGATCGGGGCGGTGGGCTTCTGGTACAACAAGGCGCTGTTCGCCAAGGCCGGCATCAAGGCGCCGCCCGCCACCTGGGCCGATTACCTCGACGCGGTCAAGAAGCTGAAGAGCGCCGGGATCACCCCCATCGCCCTCGCGGGCAAGGAGAAGTGGCCCGGCATGTACTACTGGGCCTACCTGTCCATGCGGATCGCCGGGGTCGACGGCATGCAGAAGGCCGCTGACGCCAAGGACTTCACGGGCGACGACTTCGTCAAGGCGGGCGAGCACCTCAAGGAGCTCGTATCGCTCCGGCCGTTCCAGAAGGGTCACCTCGGTGCCGCGTACTCCACGCCCACCGGGGAGGCGGCCGCCATGGGCAACGGCAAGGCGGCGATGGAGCTGATGGGCCAGTGGGGGCCCGTCGTGCAGGCCGACGCGGGCAAGGGAATCGGCAAGGATCTCGACTTCTTCCCGTTCCCCGCGGTCGACGGCGGCAAGGGCGCCCGCACTGACATCTTCGGCGGAGGAGGCGGCTACGCGGTGCGCAAGGGGGCGCCCAAGGCAGCCGTCGACTTCCTGAAGTTCTTCATGACGGCCGAGTCCGACCGCATCCTCGTGAAGGAGGCCGCGATCATGCCCGTCGTGAAGGACGCACAGAGTTCCCTGACCGACCGCAATCTCAAGGACGTCGCCGAAGCCGTCGACCAGGCCACCGCCTTCCAGCTCTACCTCGACCAGGCATACCCGCCCGCCGTCGGCCAGGAGATCAACGACTCGGTGGCCGCCCTGATCGCCGGCTCCAAGTCGCCCGAGCAGGTAACCCGTTCGGTCACCCAGGTCGCGAAGAGCCAGTGA
- a CDS encoding non-reducing end alpha-L-arabinofuranosidase family hydrolase: MPLTHRLRPRPHRRHAYVALLIALLAAFLAVPAEGATPAGTPRQDLPGSFRWSSTGPVISPQQDGSNSVAVKDPSVVQGKDGKWHVFMTTAARTSGDWSLAQTSFSDWSQAAAAKQTHLETASKIGPGYRAAPHAFYFAPKDEWYLVYQTGLPSYSTTKNINDPTSWSAPKNLMSSMPDVVRENIGNGNWLDFYVICDDAKCYLFSADDNGHVYRSETTVANFPNGFGNTRIVLQDSRFALFEGGAVYRVKGTDTYLLMWEAIGSDGNRYYRSFTSKGLTGTWQPLAATEANPFARSTNVTFPGGAWTKDISHGELLRATNDQTMTIDPCRLRLLYQGRDPNSSGDYSQLPYRLGLATQTNSIC; encoded by the coding sequence ATGCCCTTGACGCATCGTCTCCGCCCCCGTCCCCATCGCCGCCACGCTTATGTGGCCCTGCTCATCGCCCTGCTGGCAGCGTTCTTGGCCGTGCCCGCCGAGGGAGCGACACCGGCGGGCACCCCCCGGCAGGACCTGCCGGGCAGTTTCCGATGGTCTTCCACGGGACCGGTGATCTCACCCCAGCAGGACGGCAGCAACTCCGTCGCCGTCAAGGACCCCTCGGTGGTCCAGGGCAAGGACGGCAAGTGGCACGTCTTCATGACCACCGCCGCGAGAACCTCCGGCGACTGGAGCCTGGCGCAGACCAGCTTCTCCGACTGGTCCCAGGCTGCCGCCGCGAAGCAGACCCACCTGGAGACCGCTTCCAAGATCGGCCCCGGCTACCGGGCCGCCCCGCACGCCTTCTACTTCGCCCCCAAGGACGAGTGGTACCTCGTCTACCAGACCGGTCTGCCGTCGTACTCCACCACCAAGAACATCAACGATCCGACCAGCTGGTCCGCGCCGAAGAACCTCATGAGCAGCATGCCCGACGTCGTCCGGGAGAACATCGGCAACGGCAACTGGCTCGACTTCTACGTGATCTGCGACGACGCGAAGTGCTACCTGTTCTCCGCCGACGACAACGGACACGTGTACCGGTCCGAGACCACCGTCGCCAACTTCCCGAACGGCTTCGGCAACACCCGGATCGTGCTCCAGGACTCCCGCTTCGCGCTCTTCGAAGGAGGCGCGGTCTACCGCGTCAAGGGCACCGACACCTACCTGCTGATGTGGGAGGCCATCGGCAGCGACGGCAACCGGTACTACCGCTCCTTCACCTCCAAGGGTCTGACCGGCACGTGGCAGCCGCTCGCCGCCACCGAAGCCAACCCCTTCGCCCGCTCCACCAACGTCACCTTCCCCGGCGGCGCCTGGACGAAGGACATCAGTCACGGCGAGCTGCTCCGCGCCACCAACGACCAGACGATGACCATCGACCCCTGCCGGCTCCGGCTCCTCTATCAGGGCCGGGACCCCAACTCCAGTGGCGATTACTCGCAGTTGCCCTACCGGCTCGGCCTGGCCACCCAGACCAACTCCATCTGCTGA
- a CDS encoding substrate-binding domain-containing protein, with protein MRDARQVARAWPGSTADPPLATVHQPFSEMAASATELALALGRGERVPQRGLEIATRLVVRRSRALRLAENSATRGPSPQLSVGVESVA; from the coding sequence GTGCGAGACGCGCGTCAAGTAGCCCGCGCCTGGCCCGGCAGCACGGCCGATCCTCCGCTGGCGACGGTGCATCAGCCGTTCAGTGAAATGGCCGCCTCCGCGACCGAGTTGGCCCTCGCACTCGGCCGCGGCGAGAGGGTGCCGCAGCGTGGCCTGGAGATCGCCACGCGACTCGTGGTCCGCCGGAGCAGGGCCCTCCGGTTGGCTGAGAACAGCGCCACCAGGGGACCAAGTCCCCAGCTCAGCGTAGGTGTTGAAAGTGTCGCGTAA
- a CDS encoding glycoside hydrolase family 3 N-terminal domain-containing protein: MVEPWQDTTLPAHARAADLLARMTTEEKTAQLSGVWIGAEPDGSGASDVAPGQHTYAARSAAFDALLPLGLGHLTRPFGTVPVEPAEGVARLAELQRTIRAGNRFALPAIAHEECLTGFTAWQATVFPTPLAWGATYDPALITEMAQAIGTSMRVVGVHQGLAPVLDVVRDPRWGRTEEAIGEDPYLVGTIGTAYVRGLESAGIVATLKHFAGYSASRAARNHAPASLGSRELADVILPPFEMALRDGGARSVMPAYNDIDGLPAHAHTQLLTQLLRRQWQFTGTVVSDYYGVSLLEEAHRIADGQGDAARLALAAGVDVELPAARCFNPADPLPEDLLDRAVLRVLTQKCELGLLDPDREPVAGGGTVDLNPPHMRELARKVAEESVVLLANDSAVLPLSDGPRIAVVGALADEQAAMLGCYTFPRHVGVHHPELATGVEVPTLDEALRVEFPHAVFVDDPTTADVCLAVVGDRSGLFGRGSSGEGCDAEDLQLPYGQGEVMDEAMAFGVPVVIVVLSGRPYALGRWADRAAAVVQAFFPGQEGGGAVAGVLSGRVDPSGRLPIGVPRSPGGQPAPYLAPPLGRHGFPSAVDPTPLYPFGHGLSYTTFNWGQPVCEAPEFTTDGETTLRLTVRNTGDRPGTEVVQLYLHDPVGTVARPEVRLVGYARVPLEPGAAAEVHATFPADLAAYTGADGRRVVEPGALELRVAASSARTHHTVPLTLTGPVREVGHERRMWCETRVK; this comes from the coding sequence ATGGTCGAGCCATGGCAGGACACCACCCTGCCCGCCCACGCCCGGGCGGCGGACCTGCTTGCCCGGATGACCACCGAGGAGAAGACCGCTCAGCTGTCCGGCGTATGGATCGGCGCCGAGCCCGACGGCAGCGGGGCCTCCGACGTCGCCCCCGGCCAGCACACCTACGCGGCCCGCAGCGCAGCCTTCGACGCCCTGTTGCCCCTTGGTCTCGGCCACCTCACCCGCCCCTTCGGCACCGTGCCCGTCGAACCCGCCGAGGGCGTCGCCCGCCTCGCCGAACTGCAGCGCACCATCCGCGCCGGCAACCGCTTCGCCCTGCCCGCGATCGCCCACGAGGAGTGCCTGACCGGGTTCACCGCCTGGCAGGCCACCGTCTTTCCGACCCCGTTGGCCTGGGGTGCCACCTACGACCCGGCGCTGATCACCGAGATGGCGCAGGCCATCGGTACGTCGATGCGTGTCGTCGGCGTCCACCAGGGGCTCGCCCCGGTCCTGGACGTCGTGCGGGATCCGCGCTGGGGCCGTACCGAGGAGGCGATCGGCGAGGATCCGTACCTCGTCGGCACCATCGGCACAGCCTATGTGCGAGGCCTGGAATCGGCCGGGATCGTCGCCACACTCAAGCACTTCGCCGGGTACTCGGCCTCGCGCGCCGCCCGCAACCACGCGCCCGCCTCGCTCGGCTCCCGGGAGCTGGCGGACGTGATCCTGCCGCCGTTCGAGATGGCACTGCGCGACGGCGGCGCCCGCTCCGTGATGCCCGCCTACAACGACATCGACGGCCTGCCCGCCCACGCCCACACGCAGCTGCTCACGCAACTCCTGCGCAGGCAGTGGCAGTTCACCGGAACCGTGGTCTCGGACTACTACGGAGTCTCGCTCCTCGAGGAGGCGCACCGGATCGCCGACGGGCAGGGCGACGCCGCACGGCTCGCCCTCGCGGCCGGTGTCGACGTGGAGCTGCCGGCGGCCCGCTGCTTCAACCCCGCTGACCCGCTCCCCGAGGACCTGCTCGACCGGGCCGTGCTGCGTGTCCTCACGCAGAAGTGCGAACTGGGGCTGCTCGACCCCGACCGGGAGCCCGTCGCGGGCGGAGGGACCGTCGACCTGAACCCCCCGCACATGCGGGAGCTGGCGCGGAAGGTCGCCGAGGAGTCGGTGGTCCTGCTCGCCAACGACTCCGCGGTGCTGCCACTGAGTGACGGGCCGCGCATCGCCGTCGTCGGGGCGCTCGCCGACGAACAGGCCGCCATGCTCGGCTGCTACACGTTCCCCCGGCACGTGGGCGTGCACCATCCCGAACTGGCCACAGGTGTCGAGGTGCCGACGCTCGACGAGGCGTTGCGCGTCGAGTTCCCGCACGCCGTGTTCGTCGACGATCCGACGACGGCCGACGTCTGCCTCGCCGTGGTCGGGGACCGGTCGGGTCTGTTCGGGCGCGGCTCGTCGGGCGAGGGCTGCGACGCCGAGGACCTGCAACTGCCGTACGGGCAGGGCGAGGTGATGGACGAGGCGATGGCCTTTGGCGTGCCGGTCGTCATCGTCGTACTCAGCGGAAGGCCCTACGCACTCGGCCGCTGGGCGGACCGGGCCGCCGCCGTCGTCCAGGCGTTCTTCCCCGGGCAGGAGGGTGGTGGCGCCGTCGCGGGCGTCCTCTCCGGCCGTGTCGACCCCTCCGGGCGCCTGCCCATCGGGGTGCCGCGCAGCCCCGGCGGCCAGCCCGCGCCGTACCTCGCCCCGCCGCTCGGCCGGCACGGCTTCCCCAGCGCCGTGGACCCGACACCCCTGTATCCGTTCGGGCACGGCCTGTCGTACACCACGTTCAACTGGGGCCAACCGGTGTGCGAAGCCCCGGAGTTCACGACCGACGGCGAGACCACGCTGCGCCTGACCGTCCGCAACACCGGTGACCGTCCCGGAACCGAAGTCGTCCAGCTCTATCTGCACGACCCGGTCGGCACCGTCGCCCGCCCCGAGGTCCGGCTCGTCGGTTACGCCCGGGTCCCGCTGGAGCCCGGTGCCGCGGCCGAGGTGCACGCCACGTTCCCCGCCGACCTCGCCGCGTACACCGGCGCCGACGGCCGTCGCGTCGTCGAACCCGGCGCCCTCGAACTGCGCGTCGCCGCCTCCAGCGCCCGGACCCACCACACCGTGCCGCTCACCCTGACCGGACCGGTGCGCGAGGTCGGGCACGAGCGCCGGATGTGGTGCGAGACGCGCGTCAAGTAG
- a CDS encoding carbohydrate ABC transporter permease: MASTYVKDPTPATVPPRQPVTRARRPLARRIVDWLTPFCFTLPALLLFGALVLAPILYALYVSLFNWGGFGSPSDYVGLDNYSRLLRDPVFLGDLWRGLLLVLFSVCVQLPFALAMAVLLNQKLRGRALYRMLFFAPYVLSEVITGVLFSMMFAPDDGLADRVLGSVGLDGLGGLWFADQDHVLPTLFLVMTWKYFGFHMMLYLAGLQGIPAELHDAARIDGAGAWQRFRHITLPLLGPTVRISVFLSVIGAIQLFDLVWVVTQGGPDHHSETMAVTMFQFGFKRYQIGYASAISIGMFLISLVFALIYQRSVLRRDTQGALTTMRASR, encoded by the coding sequence ATGGCCTCCACGTACGTGAAAGACCCCACGCCCGCCACCGTCCCCCCGCGGCAGCCCGTCACCAGGGCAAGACGGCCACTGGCCCGGCGGATCGTCGACTGGCTGACGCCCTTCTGCTTCACCCTGCCCGCCCTGCTCCTGTTCGGCGCGCTCGTGCTCGCCCCGATCCTGTACGCCCTCTACGTCAGCCTCTTCAACTGGGGTGGATTCGGGTCCCCTTCGGACTACGTCGGCCTCGACAACTACAGTCGGCTCCTGCGCGATCCGGTCTTCCTCGGCGACCTGTGGCGCGGCCTGCTGCTCGTGCTGTTCTCGGTGTGCGTGCAGCTGCCGTTCGCCCTTGCCATGGCCGTGCTGCTCAACCAGAAACTGCGCGGGCGGGCCCTGTACCGCATGCTGTTCTTCGCCCCTTACGTCCTGTCCGAGGTCATCACCGGCGTCCTGTTCTCCATGATGTTCGCGCCGGACGACGGGCTCGCCGACAGGGTGCTCGGCTCGGTCGGCCTCGACGGCCTCGGCGGACTGTGGTTCGCCGACCAGGACCATGTGCTGCCGACGCTGTTCCTCGTCATGACGTGGAAGTACTTCGGCTTCCACATGATGCTGTACCTGGCCGGACTGCAGGGCATCCCCGCCGAACTGCACGACGCGGCCCGCATCGACGGCGCGGGCGCATGGCAGCGCTTCCGTCACATCACCCTGCCGCTGCTCGGGCCGACGGTCCGCATCAGCGTCTTCCTCTCCGTGATCGGCGCCATCCAACTCTTCGACCTGGTGTGGGTGGTCACGCAGGGCGGGCCGGACCACCACTCCGAGACCATGGCCGTGACCATGTTCCAGTTCGGCTTCAAGCGCTACCAGATCGGCTACGCCAGCGCGATCAGCATCGGCATGTTCCTCATCAGCCTCGTCTTCGCTCTCATCTACCAGCGCTCCGTGCTGCGCCGCGACACCCAAGGAGCCCTCACCACCATGCGAGCCTCCCGATGA
- a CDS encoding carbohydrate ABC transporter permease — protein sequence MSAGVRRKLRSVPLYVMVWLVGIAMVTPLLYALVSGFKSTDQLSDNAFGLPSPWVTSNYTDVLASGSFWRMLGASTLIAVGTTVLTVGAAALAAFALARFAFRGREVLFTLFAVGLMFPFAVAILPLFVLLRTFGLLDNPWGVILPQAAFGLPITIVILRGFFREIPGELEEAATLDGCSAFGFFWRILLPMARPALGTVSILAIVSSWNNFLLPLLVFSDQTWWTIPIGVQQFQGQYATDIARVFAYLILAMVPALAFYAVAERQLIGGITMGATKG from the coding sequence ATGAGCGCGGGCGTGCGCAGAAAGCTGCGCTCCGTTCCGTTGTACGTGATGGTGTGGCTGGTCGGCATCGCCATGGTCACGCCACTGCTGTACGCGCTCGTGTCCGGGTTCAAGTCCACCGACCAGCTCTCCGACAACGCGTTCGGACTGCCATCGCCGTGGGTGACGTCCAACTACACCGACGTACTCGCCTCCGGCTCGTTCTGGCGCATGCTGGGCGCCTCCACACTGATCGCCGTCGGCACGACCGTCCTTACGGTGGGCGCCGCGGCCCTGGCCGCCTTCGCGCTCGCCCGATTCGCCTTCCGGGGCCGGGAGGTGCTCTTCACCCTCTTCGCCGTGGGGCTGATGTTCCCGTTCGCCGTGGCGATCCTGCCGCTGTTCGTGCTGCTGCGCACCTTCGGTCTGCTCGACAACCCCTGGGGCGTGATCCTGCCGCAGGCCGCGTTCGGACTGCCCATCACCATCGTCATCCTGCGCGGCTTCTTCCGGGAGATCCCCGGCGAGCTCGAGGAGGCCGCCACCCTCGACGGCTGCTCGGCGTTCGGCTTCTTCTGGCGGATCCTGCTGCCCATGGCGCGGCCCGCGCTCGGCACCGTGTCCATCCTCGCCATCGTCAGCAGCTGGAACAACTTCCTGCTCCCGCTGCTGGTCTTCAGTGATCAGACCTGGTGGACGATCCCCATCGGGGTCCAGCAGTTCCAGGGGCAGTACGCCACCGACATCGCCCGCGTCTTCGCCTATCTCATCCTCGCCATGGTGCCCGCCCTCGCCTTCTACGCCGTCGCCGAACGGCAGTTGATCGGCGGCATCACCATGGGCGCCACCAAGGGCTGA
- a CDS encoding LysR family transcriptional regulator, producing the protein MDLDLRKLRYFVAVADQLHFGRAADELHIAQPVLSRQIRALEKDLGATLFTRDRHGVALTDAGRQLLDDAGPLLASAHAARRRVSVAARGSRRLTVGFRAGIPVIPAARAFEARHPDVIVDVQRIEGDDQAPMLLDGRIDVAYVRLPIDEAGLRVTPLYTEPRVAVLPAGHRLAGKEEVTEADLAGEPLVWHADPSTQPTRRPHPNAGYVVRGVDETLEHVAAGRGVSFLARSAAVFSSHPEVVYVPIPDLAPDQVCLAAAESRTSPVVDDFFTAAQATAEITAECGNHEMWQAGIDAVSKRG; encoded by the coding sequence ATGGATCTGGACCTGCGCAAACTGCGTTACTTCGTCGCCGTGGCCGACCAGTTGCACTTCGGCCGCGCCGCCGACGAGCTGCATATCGCGCAGCCGGTGCTCAGTCGGCAGATCCGCGCGCTCGAAAAGGATCTCGGCGCCACGCTGTTCACCAGGGATCGCCACGGCGTAGCGCTGACCGACGCGGGCCGGCAACTGCTGGACGATGCCGGCCCGCTGCTCGCCTCCGCGCACGCGGCCCGTCGCCGGGTGTCCGTCGCCGCCCGCGGCAGCCGGCGGCTGACGGTCGGTTTCCGGGCCGGCATCCCGGTCATCCCGGCGGCGCGGGCGTTCGAGGCCCGGCACCCGGACGTGATCGTGGACGTGCAGCGGATCGAAGGGGACGACCAGGCCCCGATGCTGCTCGACGGCCGCATCGACGTCGCCTATGTGCGGCTGCCCATCGACGAGGCCGGCCTGCGCGTCACCCCGCTGTACACCGAGCCGAGGGTGGCGGTGCTCCCCGCCGGCCACCGGTTGGCCGGCAAGGAGGAGGTCACCGAGGCCGACCTGGCCGGCGAACCGCTGGTCTGGCATGCCGACCCGAGCACGCAGCCCACCCGGCGCCCGCACCCCAACGCCGGGTATGTGGTGCGCGGGGTGGACGAGACGCTCGAGCATGTCGCGGCCGGCCGGGGCGTCTCCTTCCTGGCCCGTTCGGCGGCCGTGTTCTCCTCACATCCGGAAGTCGTCTATGTGCCCATCCCGGACCTGGCGCCCGATCAGGTGTGCCTCGCGGCAGCGGAATCGCGCACCTCGCCGGTGGTCGATGACTTCTTCACCGCGGCTCAGGCGACGGCCGAGATCACGGCAGAATGTGGGAACCATGAAATGTGGCAGGCTGGAATCGATGCTGTTTCAAAGCGCGGTTGA
- a CDS encoding NADPH-dependent F420 reductase: MSSITLIGTGNMARTIGTLAVAGGNTVEVMGRDQSKADDLAKALGGGTTAGKWGAVPAGDIVITALLYDGVVPVVTWYGDALAGKVIVDISNPFNATFDGLAHGEETSIAGEVAKVAPAGAGVVKAFNTIFGNVLEKGRPNVFIAGDHTQAKADVAAFVESLGLRPLDVGGLKMAHWLEGMGLVTVSLARNGVGHWDFALGVDEFTG, translated from the coding sequence ATGAGCAGCATCACTCTCATCGGCACGGGGAACATGGCCCGGACCATCGGCACGCTCGCAGTGGCGGGCGGCAACACGGTCGAGGTCATGGGACGCGATCAGTCCAAGGCCGATGACCTGGCCAAGGCTCTGGGCGGCGGCACGACGGCGGGCAAGTGGGGCGCCGTCCCGGCCGGGGACATCGTCATCACGGCCCTGTTGTACGACGGTGTCGTTCCGGTCGTCACCTGGTACGGAGACGCTCTCGCGGGCAAGGTCATCGTCGACATCAGCAACCCCTTCAACGCCACGTTCGACGGACTGGCCCACGGCGAGGAGACCTCGATCGCGGGGGAAGTCGCCAAGGTTGCCCCGGCGGGCGCCGGCGTGGTGAAGGCGTTCAACACCATCTTCGGCAATGTCCTGGAGAAGGGGCGGCCCAACGTCTTCATCGCTGGCGACCATACGCAGGCCAAGGCGGATGTGGCGGCATTCGTCGAGAGCCTCGGGCTGCGCCCGCTGGACGTCGGCGGCCTGAAAATGGCGCACTGGCTGGAAGGAATGGGCTTGGTCACGGTGAGCCTCGCCCGCAACGGGGTCGGCCACTGGGACTTCGCCCTCGGCGTCGACGAGTTCACCGGCTGA